A single genomic interval of Vulpes vulpes isolate BD-2025 chromosome 3, VulVul3, whole genome shotgun sequence harbors:
- the ATXN2L gene encoding ataxin-2-like protein isoform X15: protein MLCLMTRAFVSRGGQSTGKGPPPSPVFEGVYNNSRMLHFLTAVVGSTCDVKVKNGTIYEGIFKTLSSKFELAVDAVHRKASEPAGGPRREDIVDTMVFKPSDVMLVHFRNVDFNYATKDKFTDSAIAMNSKVNGEHKEKVLQRWEGGDSNSDDYDLESDMSNGWDPNEMFKFNEENYGVKTTYDSSLSSYTVPLEKDNSEEFRQRELRAAQLAREIESSPQYRLRIAMENDDGRTEEEKHSAVQRQGSGRESPSLASREGKYIPLPQRVREGPRGGVRCSSSRGGRPGLSSLPPRGPHHLDSSSPGPGSETRGINGGPSRMSPKAQRPLRGGAKTLSSPSSRPSGEASVPPPPAVGRMYPPRSPKSAAPAPISASCPEPPIVGSAVPTSSASIPVTSSVVDPGVGSISPASPKISLAPTDVKELPAKEPGRTLESQELSRIAGKVPGLQNEQKRFQLEELRKFGAQFKLQSSSSPETSLDPFPPRILKEEAKGKEKEVDGLLTSEPVGSPVSSKTESVSDKEDKPPLPPAGGTEGPEQPPPPCPSQTGSPPVGLIKGEDKDEGPVAEQVKKSTLNPNAKEFNPTKPLLSVNKSTSTPTSPGPRTHSTPSIPVLTAGQSGLYSPQYISYIPQIHMGPAVQAPQMYPYPVSNSVPGQQGKYRGAKGSLPPQRSDQHQPASAPPMMQAAAAAGPPLVAATPYSSYIPYTPQQFPGQPAMMQPMAHYPSQPVFAPMLQSNPRMLTSGSHPQAIVSSSTPQYPSAEQPTPQALYATVHQSYPHHATQLHAHQPQPATTPTGSQPQSQHAAPSPVQHQAGQAPHLGSGQPQQNLYHPGALTGTPPSLPPGPSAQSPQSSFPQPAAVYAIHAHQQLPHGFTNMAHVTQAHVQTGITAAPPPHPGAPHPPQVMLLHPPQSHGGPPQGAVPQSGVPALSASTPSPYPYIGHPQAPLPPPGELKIVLAAT from the exons atgctctgtctcatgacccggGCATTCGTGAGCCGAGG GGGACAAAGCACAGGAAAGGGACCCCCACCGTCACCG GTGTTCGAGGGTGTCTACAACAATTCCAGAATGCTGCATTTTCTTACAGCTGTTGTG GGCTCCACTTGTGATGTAAAGGTGAAGAATGGTACCATATATGAAGGTATCTTCAAGACTCTGAGCTCAAAG TTTGAACTAGCAGTAGACGCTGTACACCGGAAAGCATCTGAGCCAGCAGGTGGCCCTCGTCGGGAAGACATTGTGGACACAATGGTGTTTAAGCCAAGCGATGTCATGCTTGTCCACTTCCGGAATGTTGACTTCAATTATGCTACTAAAG ACAAGTTCACTGATTCAGCTATTGCCATGAACTCAAAGGTGAATGGGGAGCACAAAGAGAAGGTGCTTCAGCGCTGGGAAGGGGGCGACAGCAACAGCGATGACTATGACCTCGAGTCTGACATG TCCAACGGATGGGACCCCAATGAAATGTTCAAGTTCAACGAGGAGAACTATGGTGTGAAGACCACCTATGATAGCAGTCTTTCTTCTTACAC AGTACCCTTGGAGAAGGACAACTCCGAAGAGTTTCGTCAGCGGGAGCTGCGTGCAGCCCAATTGGCTCGAGAGATTGAATCAAGCCCCCAGTACCGCCTGCGGATCGCCATGGAGAACGATGATGGACGCACTGAAGAGGAGAAGCATAGTGCAGTCCAGCGGCAGGGTTCAGGACGAGAGAGCCCCAGCCTGGCATCTAG GGAGGGAAAATACATCCCTCTACCCCAACGAGTTCGGGAAGGTCCTCGGGGAGGAGTTCGATGCAGTAGTTCCCGGGGTGGCCGGCCTGGCCTTAGCTCTCTGCCGCCTCGTGGCCCTCATCACCTTGACAGTAGCAGTCCTGGCCCAGGTTCTGAGACACGTGGTATCAATGGAG gccctTCCCGCATGTCCCCTAAGGCACAGCGGCCTCTGAGAGGTGGTGCCAAGACTCTGTCTTCACCTAGCAGTAGGCCTTCTGGAGAAGCTTCTGTTCCACCTCCTCCTGCAG TGGGCCGGATGTACCCCCCGCGCTCTCCCAAGTCGGCTGCCCCTGCCCCAATCTCAGCTTCCTGTCCTGAGCCCCCCATCGTCGGCTCAGCAGTACCGACCTCTTCAGCTTCCATCCCTGTGACGTCTTCGGTTGTGGATCCTGGGGTAGGCTCCATTTCCCCGGCTTCTCCAAAGATCTCATTGGCCCCCACAGATG TAAAAGAACTTCCAGCCAAGGAACCTGGGAGAACTCTGGAGTCCCAGGAGCTGTCCCGGATAGCTGGGAAAG TCCCTGGCCTTCAGAATGAACAGAAACGCTTTCAACTGGAAGAGCTGAGAAAGTTTGGGGCCCAATTTAAG CTGCAGTCCAGTAGCTCCCCTGAGACCAGCCTGGATCCTTTTCCTCCCCGGATCTTAAAGGAGGAGgccaaagggaaagagaaggaggttGATGGTCTATTGACTTCAGAGCCAGTGGGGTCCCCGGTCTCCTCCAAGACGGAGTCTGTATCGGATAAAGAGGACAAGCCGCCCCTGCCACCAGCAGGAGGCACTGAGGGGCCAGAGCAGCCCCCGCCACCTTGCCCAAGCCAAACTGGCAGCCCCCCAGTGGGCCTCATCAAGGGAGAAGACAAGGATGAGGGCCCAGTTGCTGA ACAAGTGAAGAAATCAACACTGAACCCCAACGCCAAGGAGTTCAATCCCACAAAGCCTCTGCTGTCTGTG AATAAATCGACCAGTACCCCAACTTCTCCGGGGCCCCGAACTCATTCAACTCCCTCTATCCCGGTGCTGACAGCAGGCCAGAGTGGGCTCTATAGTCCCCAGTACATTTCTTACATACCTCAGATCCATATGGGACCAGCTGTTCAG GCACCTCAGATGTATCCATATCCTGTATCCAACTCTGTGCCTGGACAGCAGGGCAAGTACCGGGGAGCAAAAG gctccctgcccccccagcGCTCGGACCAACACCAGCCAGCCTCAGCCCCTCCGATGATGCAGGCCGCCGCTGCTGCTGGCCCACCTCTGGTGGCTGCCACACCTTACTCTTCCTACATCCCTTACACCCCGCAGCAGTTCCCAGGCCAGCCTGCCATGATGCAGCCCATGGCCCACTACCCTTCGCAG CCGGTGTTTGCCCCCATGCTTCAAAGCAACCCACGCATGCTGACTTCGGGGAGCCATCCCCAGGCCATTGTGTCGTCCTCCACTCCTCAGTACCCTTCTGCAGAGCAGCCCACCCCCCAAGCCCTCTATG CCACTGTTCACCAGTCCTATCCACACCATGCCACGCAGCTCCATGCCCACCAGCCGCAGCCGGCCACCACACCTACTGGGAGCCAGCCGCAGTCCCAGCATGCGGCCCCCAGTCCCGTCCAG CACCAGGCGGGGCAGGCCCCACACCTGGGCAGTGGACAGCCACAGCAGAATCTgtaccacccaggggccctgacaGGCACGCCGCCTTCTCTGCCACCGGGACCTTCTGCCCAGTCCCCTCAGAGCAGCTTCCCCCAACCAGCCGCTGTGTATGCCATCCATGCCCACCAGCAGCTGCCCCACGGCTTCACCAACATGGCCCATGTTACCCAG GCCCATGTCCAAACTGGAATCacagcagccccgccccctcaccctggggctccccacccgccccaggtgatgctgctgcacCCACCCCAGAGCCATGGGGGCCCCCCCCAAGGCGCGGTGCCCCAGAGTGGGGTGCCTGCACTCTCAGCTTCCACACCCTCACCCTATCCCTACATCGGACACCCCCAAG ctccccttccaccccccggGGAACTGAAGATTGTCCTGGCCGCGACCTGA
- the ATXN2L gene encoding ataxin-2-like protein isoform X19, which produces MLHFLTAVVGSTCDVKVKNGTIYEGIFKTLSSKFELAVDAVHRKASEPAGGPRREDIVDTMVFKPSDVMLVHFRNVDFNYATKDKFTDSAIAMNSKVNGEHKEKVLQRWEGGDSNSDDYDLESDMSNGWDPNEMFKFNEENYGVKTTYDSSLSSYTVPLEKDNSEEFRQRELRAAQLAREIESSPQYRLRIAMENDDGRTEEEKHSAVQRQGSGRESPSLASREGKYIPLPQRVREGPRGGVRCSSSRGGRPGLSSLPPRGPHHLDSSSPGPGSETRGINGGPSRMSPKAQRPLRGGAKTLSSPSSRPSGEASVPPPPAVGRMYPPRSPKSAAPAPISASCPEPPIVGSAVPTSSASIPVTSSVVDPGVGSISPASPKISLAPTDVKELPAKEPGRTLESQELSRIAGKVPGLQNEQKRFQLEELRKFGAQFKLQSSSSPETSLDPFPPRILKEEAKGKEKEVDGLLTSEPVGSPVSSKTESVSDKEDKPPLPPAGGTEGPEQPPPPCPSQTGSPPVGLIKGEDKDEGPVAEQVKKSTLNPNAKEFNPTKPLLSVNKSTSTPTSPGPRTHSTPSIPVLTAGQSGLYSPQYISYIPQIHMGPAVQAPQMYPYPVSNSVPGQQGKYRGAKGSLPPQRSDQHQPASAPPMMQAAAAAGPPLVAATPYSSYIPYTPQQFPGQPAMMQPMAHYPSQPVFAPMLQSNPRMLTSGSHPQAIVSSSTPQYPSAEQPTPQALYATVHQSYPHHATQLHAHQPQPATTPTGSQPQSQHAAPSPVQHQAGQAPHLGSGQPQQNLYHPGALTGTPPSLPPGPSAQSPQSSFPQPAAVYAIHAHQQLPHGFTNMAHVTQAHVQTGITAAPPPHPGAPHPPQVMLLHPPQSHGGPPQGAVPQSGVPALSASTPSPYPYIGHPQAPLPPPGELKIVLAAT; this is translated from the exons ATGCTGCATTTTCTTACAGCTGTTGTG GGCTCCACTTGTGATGTAAAGGTGAAGAATGGTACCATATATGAAGGTATCTTCAAGACTCTGAGCTCAAAG TTTGAACTAGCAGTAGACGCTGTACACCGGAAAGCATCTGAGCCAGCAGGTGGCCCTCGTCGGGAAGACATTGTGGACACAATGGTGTTTAAGCCAAGCGATGTCATGCTTGTCCACTTCCGGAATGTTGACTTCAATTATGCTACTAAAG ACAAGTTCACTGATTCAGCTATTGCCATGAACTCAAAGGTGAATGGGGAGCACAAAGAGAAGGTGCTTCAGCGCTGGGAAGGGGGCGACAGCAACAGCGATGACTATGACCTCGAGTCTGACATG TCCAACGGATGGGACCCCAATGAAATGTTCAAGTTCAACGAGGAGAACTATGGTGTGAAGACCACCTATGATAGCAGTCTTTCTTCTTACAC AGTACCCTTGGAGAAGGACAACTCCGAAGAGTTTCGTCAGCGGGAGCTGCGTGCAGCCCAATTGGCTCGAGAGATTGAATCAAGCCCCCAGTACCGCCTGCGGATCGCCATGGAGAACGATGATGGACGCACTGAAGAGGAGAAGCATAGTGCAGTCCAGCGGCAGGGTTCAGGACGAGAGAGCCCCAGCCTGGCATCTAG GGAGGGAAAATACATCCCTCTACCCCAACGAGTTCGGGAAGGTCCTCGGGGAGGAGTTCGATGCAGTAGTTCCCGGGGTGGCCGGCCTGGCCTTAGCTCTCTGCCGCCTCGTGGCCCTCATCACCTTGACAGTAGCAGTCCTGGCCCAGGTTCTGAGACACGTGGTATCAATGGAG gccctTCCCGCATGTCCCCTAAGGCACAGCGGCCTCTGAGAGGTGGTGCCAAGACTCTGTCTTCACCTAGCAGTAGGCCTTCTGGAGAAGCTTCTGTTCCACCTCCTCCTGCAG TGGGCCGGATGTACCCCCCGCGCTCTCCCAAGTCGGCTGCCCCTGCCCCAATCTCAGCTTCCTGTCCTGAGCCCCCCATCGTCGGCTCAGCAGTACCGACCTCTTCAGCTTCCATCCCTGTGACGTCTTCGGTTGTGGATCCTGGGGTAGGCTCCATTTCCCCGGCTTCTCCAAAGATCTCATTGGCCCCCACAGATG TAAAAGAACTTCCAGCCAAGGAACCTGGGAGAACTCTGGAGTCCCAGGAGCTGTCCCGGATAGCTGGGAAAG TCCCTGGCCTTCAGAATGAACAGAAACGCTTTCAACTGGAAGAGCTGAGAAAGTTTGGGGCCCAATTTAAG CTGCAGTCCAGTAGCTCCCCTGAGACCAGCCTGGATCCTTTTCCTCCCCGGATCTTAAAGGAGGAGgccaaagggaaagagaaggaggttGATGGTCTATTGACTTCAGAGCCAGTGGGGTCCCCGGTCTCCTCCAAGACGGAGTCTGTATCGGATAAAGAGGACAAGCCGCCCCTGCCACCAGCAGGAGGCACTGAGGGGCCAGAGCAGCCCCCGCCACCTTGCCCAAGCCAAACTGGCAGCCCCCCAGTGGGCCTCATCAAGGGAGAAGACAAGGATGAGGGCCCAGTTGCTGA ACAAGTGAAGAAATCAACACTGAACCCCAACGCCAAGGAGTTCAATCCCACAAAGCCTCTGCTGTCTGTG AATAAATCGACCAGTACCCCAACTTCTCCGGGGCCCCGAACTCATTCAACTCCCTCTATCCCGGTGCTGACAGCAGGCCAGAGTGGGCTCTATAGTCCCCAGTACATTTCTTACATACCTCAGATCCATATGGGACCAGCTGTTCAG GCACCTCAGATGTATCCATATCCTGTATCCAACTCTGTGCCTGGACAGCAGGGCAAGTACCGGGGAGCAAAAG gctccctgcccccccagcGCTCGGACCAACACCAGCCAGCCTCAGCCCCTCCGATGATGCAGGCCGCCGCTGCTGCTGGCCCACCTCTGGTGGCTGCCACACCTTACTCTTCCTACATCCCTTACACCCCGCAGCAGTTCCCAGGCCAGCCTGCCATGATGCAGCCCATGGCCCACTACCCTTCGCAG CCGGTGTTTGCCCCCATGCTTCAAAGCAACCCACGCATGCTGACTTCGGGGAGCCATCCCCAGGCCATTGTGTCGTCCTCCACTCCTCAGTACCCTTCTGCAGAGCAGCCCACCCCCCAAGCCCTCTATG CCACTGTTCACCAGTCCTATCCACACCATGCCACGCAGCTCCATGCCCACCAGCCGCAGCCGGCCACCACACCTACTGGGAGCCAGCCGCAGTCCCAGCATGCGGCCCCCAGTCCCGTCCAG CACCAGGCGGGGCAGGCCCCACACCTGGGCAGTGGACAGCCACAGCAGAATCTgtaccacccaggggccctgacaGGCACGCCGCCTTCTCTGCCACCGGGACCTTCTGCCCAGTCCCCTCAGAGCAGCTTCCCCCAACCAGCCGCTGTGTATGCCATCCATGCCCACCAGCAGCTGCCCCACGGCTTCACCAACATGGCCCATGTTACCCAG GCCCATGTCCAAACTGGAATCacagcagccccgccccctcaccctggggctccccacccgccccaggtgatgctgctgcacCCACCCCAGAGCCATGGGGGCCCCCCCCAAGGCGCGGTGCCCCAGAGTGGGGTGCCTGCACTCTCAGCTTCCACACCCTCACCCTATCCCTACATCGGACACCCCCAAG ctccccttccaccccccggGGAACTGAAGATTGTCCTGGCCGCGACCTGA
- the ATXN2L gene encoding ataxin-2-like protein isoform X12 gives MLCLMTRAFVSRGGQSTGKGPPPSPVFEGVYNNSRMLHFLTAVVGSTCDVKVKNGTIYEGIFKTLSSKFELAVDAVHRKASEPAGGPRREDIVDTMVFKPSDVMLVHFRNVDFNYATKDKFTDSAIAMNSKVNGEHKEKVLQRWEGGDSNSDDYDLESDMSNGWDPNEMFKFNEENYGVKTTYDSSLSSYTVPLEKDNSEEFRQRELRAAQLAREIESSPQYRLRIAMENDDGRTEEEKHSAVQRQGSGRESPSLASREGKYIPLPQRVREGPRGGVRCSSSRGGRPGLSSLPPRGPHHLDSSSPGPGSETRGINGGPSRMSPKAQRPLRGGAKTLSSPSSRPSGEASVPPPPAAFPFLAVGRMYPPRSPKSAAPAPISASCPEPPIVGSAVPTSSASIPVTSSVVDPGVGSISPASPKISLAPTDVKELPAKEPGRTLESQELSRIAGKVPGLQNEQKRFQLEELRKFGAQFKLQSSSSPETSLDPFPPRILKEEAKGKEKEVDGLLTSEPVGSPVSSKTESVSDKEDKPPLPPAGGTEGPEQPPPPCPSQTGSPPVGLIKGEDKDEGPVAEQVKKSTLNPNAKEFNPTKPLLSVNKSTSTPTSPGPRTHSTPSIPVLTAGQSGLYSPQYISYIPQIHMGPAVQAPQMYPYPVSNSVPGQQGKYRGAKGSLPPQRSDQHQPASAPPMMQAAAAAGPPLVAATPYSSYIPYTPQQFPGQPAMMQPMAHYPSQPVFAPMLQSNPRMLTSGSHPQAIVSSSTPQYPSAEQPTPQALYATVHQSYPHHATQLHAHQPQPATTPTGSQPQSQHAAPSPVQHQAGQAPHLGSGQPQQNLYHPGALTGTPPSLPPGPSAQSPQSSFPQPAAVYAIHAHQQLPHGFTNMAHVTQAHVQTGITAAPPPHPGAPHPPQVMLLHPPQSHGGPPQGAVPQSGVPALSASTPSPYPYIGHPQAPLPPPGELKIVLAAT, from the exons atgctctgtctcatgacccggGCATTCGTGAGCCGAGG GGGACAAAGCACAGGAAAGGGACCCCCACCGTCACCG GTGTTCGAGGGTGTCTACAACAATTCCAGAATGCTGCATTTTCTTACAGCTGTTGTG GGCTCCACTTGTGATGTAAAGGTGAAGAATGGTACCATATATGAAGGTATCTTCAAGACTCTGAGCTCAAAG TTTGAACTAGCAGTAGACGCTGTACACCGGAAAGCATCTGAGCCAGCAGGTGGCCCTCGTCGGGAAGACATTGTGGACACAATGGTGTTTAAGCCAAGCGATGTCATGCTTGTCCACTTCCGGAATGTTGACTTCAATTATGCTACTAAAG ACAAGTTCACTGATTCAGCTATTGCCATGAACTCAAAGGTGAATGGGGAGCACAAAGAGAAGGTGCTTCAGCGCTGGGAAGGGGGCGACAGCAACAGCGATGACTATGACCTCGAGTCTGACATG TCCAACGGATGGGACCCCAATGAAATGTTCAAGTTCAACGAGGAGAACTATGGTGTGAAGACCACCTATGATAGCAGTCTTTCTTCTTACAC AGTACCCTTGGAGAAGGACAACTCCGAAGAGTTTCGTCAGCGGGAGCTGCGTGCAGCCCAATTGGCTCGAGAGATTGAATCAAGCCCCCAGTACCGCCTGCGGATCGCCATGGAGAACGATGATGGACGCACTGAAGAGGAGAAGCATAGTGCAGTCCAGCGGCAGGGTTCAGGACGAGAGAGCCCCAGCCTGGCATCTAG GGAGGGAAAATACATCCCTCTACCCCAACGAGTTCGGGAAGGTCCTCGGGGAGGAGTTCGATGCAGTAGTTCCCGGGGTGGCCGGCCTGGCCTTAGCTCTCTGCCGCCTCGTGGCCCTCATCACCTTGACAGTAGCAGTCCTGGCCCAGGTTCTGAGACACGTGGTATCAATGGAG gccctTCCCGCATGTCCCCTAAGGCACAGCGGCCTCTGAGAGGTGGTGCCAAGACTCTGTCTTCACCTAGCAGTAGGCCTTCTGGAGAAGCTTCTGTTCCACCTCCTCCTGCAG CTTTCCCTTTTCTTGCAGTGGGCCGGATGTACCCCCCGCGCTCTCCCAAGTCGGCTGCCCCTGCCCCAATCTCAGCTTCCTGTCCTGAGCCCCCCATCGTCGGCTCAGCAGTACCGACCTCTTCAGCTTCCATCCCTGTGACGTCTTCGGTTGTGGATCCTGGGGTAGGCTCCATTTCCCCGGCTTCTCCAAAGATCTCATTGGCCCCCACAGATG TAAAAGAACTTCCAGCCAAGGAACCTGGGAGAACTCTGGAGTCCCAGGAGCTGTCCCGGATAGCTGGGAAAG TCCCTGGCCTTCAGAATGAACAGAAACGCTTTCAACTGGAAGAGCTGAGAAAGTTTGGGGCCCAATTTAAG CTGCAGTCCAGTAGCTCCCCTGAGACCAGCCTGGATCCTTTTCCTCCCCGGATCTTAAAGGAGGAGgccaaagggaaagagaaggaggttGATGGTCTATTGACTTCAGAGCCAGTGGGGTCCCCGGTCTCCTCCAAGACGGAGTCTGTATCGGATAAAGAGGACAAGCCGCCCCTGCCACCAGCAGGAGGCACTGAGGGGCCAGAGCAGCCCCCGCCACCTTGCCCAAGCCAAACTGGCAGCCCCCCAGTGGGCCTCATCAAGGGAGAAGACAAGGATGAGGGCCCAGTTGCTGA ACAAGTGAAGAAATCAACACTGAACCCCAACGCCAAGGAGTTCAATCCCACAAAGCCTCTGCTGTCTGTG AATAAATCGACCAGTACCCCAACTTCTCCGGGGCCCCGAACTCATTCAACTCCCTCTATCCCGGTGCTGACAGCAGGCCAGAGTGGGCTCTATAGTCCCCAGTACATTTCTTACATACCTCAGATCCATATGGGACCAGCTGTTCAG GCACCTCAGATGTATCCATATCCTGTATCCAACTCTGTGCCTGGACAGCAGGGCAAGTACCGGGGAGCAAAAG gctccctgcccccccagcGCTCGGACCAACACCAGCCAGCCTCAGCCCCTCCGATGATGCAGGCCGCCGCTGCTGCTGGCCCACCTCTGGTGGCTGCCACACCTTACTCTTCCTACATCCCTTACACCCCGCAGCAGTTCCCAGGCCAGCCTGCCATGATGCAGCCCATGGCCCACTACCCTTCGCAG CCGGTGTTTGCCCCCATGCTTCAAAGCAACCCACGCATGCTGACTTCGGGGAGCCATCCCCAGGCCATTGTGTCGTCCTCCACTCCTCAGTACCCTTCTGCAGAGCAGCCCACCCCCCAAGCCCTCTATG CCACTGTTCACCAGTCCTATCCACACCATGCCACGCAGCTCCATGCCCACCAGCCGCAGCCGGCCACCACACCTACTGGGAGCCAGCCGCAGTCCCAGCATGCGGCCCCCAGTCCCGTCCAG CACCAGGCGGGGCAGGCCCCACACCTGGGCAGTGGACAGCCACAGCAGAATCTgtaccacccaggggccctgacaGGCACGCCGCCTTCTCTGCCACCGGGACCTTCTGCCCAGTCCCCTCAGAGCAGCTTCCCCCAACCAGCCGCTGTGTATGCCATCCATGCCCACCAGCAGCTGCCCCACGGCTTCACCAACATGGCCCATGTTACCCAG GCCCATGTCCAAACTGGAATCacagcagccccgccccctcaccctggggctccccacccgccccaggtgatgctgctgcacCCACCCCAGAGCCATGGGGGCCCCCCCCAAGGCGCGGTGCCCCAGAGTGGGGTGCCTGCACTCTCAGCTTCCACACCCTCACCCTATCCCTACATCGGACACCCCCAAG ctccccttccaccccccggGGAACTGAAGATTGTCCTGGCCGCGACCTGA